The following coding sequences are from one Clostridioides difficile ATCC 9689 = DSM 1296 window:
- the pheA gene encoding prephenate dehydratase: protein MEDLTRYRNEIDNIDKELIQLFEKRMNTVLEIARHKMKNNTTILQKDREEKVLSRAVDNLDNKAYSQETVQFFNSIMEISRGLQKRFIDNDGEQKIEFSLDSSNKNFDLSNVNKYKSLKDELNKKNILVGFPGKSGSFTEEALNKFFNKKISKKQFKEFEDVFIALKNKEINYGIIPIENSSTGAISETYDLLRKYGFYIVGEECIKIDQNLIGIKDTKLEDIKEIYSHPQGIGQCSEFLKQNSTWKLIPFNNTATSAELVRKLQDKTKAAIASKKAASIYGLEIISPCINDIANNYTRFVVISNQIHIEEESNKMSVVFSVEHEAGKLYKVLGYFAKNNINMTKIESRPMKNASWRYFFYIDFECSIYNAKVYDLLELIEHNTAYFKFMGVYKNKTE from the coding sequence ATGGAGGATTTAACGAGATATAGAAATGAGATTGACAATATAGATAAAGAGCTTATTCAATTATTTGAAAAGAGAATGAATACAGTTCTTGAAATTGCCAGACATAAAATGAAAAATAACACTACTATACTTCAAAAAGATAGAGAAGAAAAAGTACTAAGTAGAGCCGTAGATAATTTAGATAATAAAGCATATTCACAAGAAACGGTACAGTTTTTTAATTCTATAATGGAAATTAGTAGAGGATTACAAAAAAGATTTATAGATAATGATGGTGAGCAGAAAATCGAGTTTAGTTTAGATTCATCAAATAAGAATTTTGATTTGTCAAATGTAAATAAATATAAGTCTTTAAAAGATGAATTAAATAAAAAAAATATCCTAGTAGGCTTTCCTGGAAAATCAGGTTCATTTACAGAAGAAGCACTAAATAAATTCTTCAACAAAAAAATATCAAAAAAACAATTTAAAGAATTTGAAGATGTTTTCATAGCACTTAAAAATAAAGAAATAAACTATGGAATAATCCCCATAGAAAATTCATCTACAGGAGCTATCTCTGAAACTTATGACCTTTTGAGAAAGTACGGTTTTTATATAGTTGGAGAAGAATGTATAAAAATAGACCAAAATTTAATAGGGATAAAAGACACAAAGCTTGAAGATATAAAAGAAATATATTCTCATCCACAAGGTATAGGACAATGTAGTGAATTTTTAAAACAAAATAGTACATGGAAATTGATACCATTTAATAACACAGCAACAAGTGCAGAACTTGTAAGAAAACTTCAAGATAAAACAAAAGCAGCAATTGCAAGCAAAAAAGCTGCAAGTATTTATGGATTAGAAATAATAAGTCCTTGTATAAATGATATAGCAAACAACTATACAAGATTTGTAGTAATCAGTAATCAAATACACATTGAAGAAGAATCAAACAAAATGAGTGTAGTATTTTCTGTTGAACATGAAGCAGGAAAACTTTATAAAGTACTTGGATACTTTGCTAAAAATAATATAAATATGACAAAAATAGAATCAAGACCTATGAAAAATGCCTCATGGAGATATTTCTTTTATATAGATTTTGAGTGTTCTATATACAATGCTAAAGTGTACGATTTATTAGAATTGATAGAACATAATACAGCATATTTTAAATTTATGGGAGTATATAAAAATAAAACTGAATAG
- the aroF gene encoding 3-deoxy-7-phosphoheptulonate synthase, which produces MIVVLKMGADKNEVKKLIEAIGREGVEVNPIDGTELTVLGLVGDTSKIDAKRIEANKVVEKVMHVVEPFKKANRKFHPEPSIINVNGMEIGSKKIAMIAGPCSVETEDQIVSIAKDVKKSGAGFLRGGAFKPRTSPYAFQGLKYDGLDLLKKAKEKTGLPIVTEIMSTQDIDIFEENVDVIQVGARNMQNFDLLKELGKTNKTILLKRGLSATIEEWLMSAEYIMAGGNENVVLCERGIRTFETYTRNTLDLSAILAVKKLSHLPVIVDPSHAAGKSWMVDSLSKAAIAVGADGLIIEVHNDPAHALCDGKQSIKPNEYDELISELKTIASAVGREI; this is translated from the coding sequence ATGATAGTAGTATTAAAAATGGGAGCAGATAAAAATGAAGTTAAAAAATTAATTGAGGCTATTGGGAGAGAAGGAGTAGAAGTTAATCCCATAGATGGAACAGAATTAACTGTTTTAGGTTTAGTTGGAGATACTAGTAAAATAGATGCCAAAAGAATAGAAGCAAATAAGGTAGTTGAAAAAGTTATGCATGTGGTAGAGCCTTTTAAAAAGGCCAATAGAAAATTTCATCCAGAACCTTCAATCATAAATGTTAATGGAATGGAAATTGGTTCAAAGAAAATTGCTATGATAGCTGGGCCTTGTTCTGTTGAAACAGAAGACCAAATAGTATCTATAGCTAAAGATGTGAAAAAATCAGGTGCAGGATTTTTGAGAGGTGGAGCATTCAAACCAAGAACATCACCATACGCTTTCCAAGGATTGAAATATGATGGATTGGATTTATTAAAAAAAGCAAAAGAAAAAACAGGGCTTCCTATAGTTACAGAAATAATGTCAACACAAGATATAGATATATTTGAAGAAAATGTAGATGTAATTCAAGTTGGAGCTAGAAACATGCAAAACTTTGATTTATTAAAAGAATTAGGTAAAACAAATAAAACAATACTTTTAAAAAGAGGATTATCTGCTACAATTGAAGAGTGGCTAATGTCAGCAGAGTATATAATGGCTGGAGGAAATGAAAATGTAGTTCTTTGTGAAAGAGGTATAAGAACTTTTGAAACATATACTAGAAATACTTTGGATTTAAGTGCAATTTTAGCTGTGAAGAAACTTAGTCATTTACCAGTTATAGTTGACCCAAGTCATGCAGCAGGTAAATCATGGATGGTTGACTCTTTATCTAAGGCAGCAATTGCAGTTGGAGCAGATGGTCTAATAATCGAAGTTCATAATGACCCAGCACATGCACTTTGTGATGGAAAACAATCGATTAAGCCAAATGAATATGATGAATTGATAAGTGAATTAAAGACTATCGCATCAGCAGTTGGTAGAGAAATATAA
- a CDS encoding sensor histidine kinase: protein MDRPNPDILLEKIKNEEEKLSRGQLKIFFGYAAGVGKTYSMLESAQNLKKVGVDVVVGYIEPHTRPETLALLDGLEILPVKEIEYKSIKLKEFDLDAALARKPEVILVDEFAHSNVAGLRHTKRWQDIEELLLAGINVYTTVNVQHLESLNDIVEIITNVSVKETIPDKFLDTNTQLELIDVEPDVLLERFNEGKIYKKEQATRAKNNFFIKDNLVALREIALRKTAERVNKEVQMTRLSKGDVTVIPTSDTLLACISPSPSSAKVIRTASRISDSTFAKWIALYVETPNTARLPFDEQKQLQNNLKLAKKLGGEIIVLHGENIIEQILRIAKLRNVTKIVIGRNHSSNKRFSKRFKKDIVDKLIDEVDYIDIHIIPYKFASDVKYKPKKDKSSIKSKFKISKVDFIKLIFITLMISILAYAVQSMGFIRENILLIYMLGVVLVSMWTKGYSTGIISSVFNIVLLNYFFTAPLYTLSIADSNYIVTLVVFSIVGIITSTLTSKIQHEAETAAKREENTKMIYQIIKGFLRLSNKDDIVNKGIELLSLSLSRDVICYLNVDKHNKSKLYKKNTNNKDKNDLDSEDEKAVASWVLSNSTVAGNDTDTLPGSKGYYIPIVGMNLTLGVVGISCIDSKLDTEDISLIETIIAQMAIALDREILSEAKENTNLEIERERLRSNLLRAVSHDLRTPLAGISGAVSTIIKNKGTIGQDIIDELLSGVYEDTQWLIRLVENLLSMTKIDEGKLEVKKHSELVEEIISEALQKIKKRIENALIDINIPEQILFVPMDAKLIEQVLINLIDNSLKYSKEDCKIEINVYEKDDYVWFEVSDNGPGISKELKKHIFDRFFTGEEGAKDSRKGVGLGLSICKSIIQAHKGEIMVENNKDKGSTFKFSLPKENE from the coding sequence ATGGATAGACCTAATCCTGATATTCTATTAGAAAAAATTAAAAATGAAGAAGAAAAACTAAGTAGAGGTCAATTAAAAATATTCTTTGGTTATGCAGCTGGAGTAGGAAAAACCTACTCTATGTTGGAATCTGCACAAAATTTAAAAAAAGTGGGTGTAGATGTAGTAGTTGGATATATTGAACCACACACTAGACCAGAAACATTGGCTTTACTTGATGGCTTGGAAATTCTTCCTGTAAAGGAGATAGAATATAAATCTATAAAACTAAAAGAATTTGATTTAGATGCTGCTTTAGCAAGAAAACCAGAAGTTATATTAGTAGATGAATTTGCCCATTCTAATGTTGCTGGGTTAAGGCATACAAAAAGATGGCAAGATATAGAAGAATTGCTGTTAGCAGGCATAAATGTCTACACTACTGTAAATGTACAACATTTAGAAAGTCTAAATGACATTGTTGAGATAATTACAAACGTATCAGTTAAAGAGACTATACCAGATAAGTTTTTGGATACAAATACACAGTTAGAACTTATAGATGTTGAACCTGATGTACTTCTTGAAAGGTTCAATGAAGGTAAGATATATAAGAAAGAACAAGCTACTAGAGCAAAAAATAATTTTTTTATAAAAGATAACCTGGTTGCACTTAGAGAAATCGCACTTAGAAAAACTGCAGAGAGAGTTAATAAAGAAGTTCAAATGACCAGACTATCAAAGGGTGATGTAACTGTAATACCTACATCAGATACACTTCTTGCATGTATAAGTCCATCTCCATCTTCAGCAAAAGTTATTAGAACTGCATCCAGAATATCAGACAGTACATTTGCAAAATGGATAGCTTTATATGTTGAAACTCCAAACACAGCAAGACTTCCATTTGATGAACAAAAACAACTACAAAATAACCTAAAATTAGCTAAGAAATTAGGTGGAGAAATAATTGTTTTACATGGTGAAAATATAATAGAGCAAATACTTAGAATTGCAAAGCTGAGAAATGTAACAAAAATTGTAATAGGTAGAAATCATTCAAGTAATAAAAGATTTAGTAAAAGATTTAAAAAAGATATAGTTGACAAATTAATTGATGAAGTTGATTATATAGATATACATATAATTCCATATAAATTTGCCTCAGATGTTAAATACAAACCTAAAAAGGATAAATCATCAATAAAATCTAAATTTAAAATTAGCAAAGTTGATTTTATAAAACTTATATTTATTACTTTGATGATAAGTATTTTAGCATATGCAGTACAAAGCATGGGATTTATAAGAGAAAATATATTGTTAATATATATGTTGGGTGTAGTTTTAGTTTCTATGTGGACTAAAGGGTATAGTACAGGTATAATAAGTTCTGTATTTAATATAGTTCTTTTAAATTATTTTTTTACAGCACCATTATATACATTATCTATAGCAGATTCAAACTATATAGTAACACTGGTTGTATTCTCAATAGTAGGTATAATAACTAGCACTCTTACGTCTAAGATACAGCATGAAGCAGAAACTGCTGCTAAAAGAGAAGAAAATACAAAAATGATATATCAAATAATTAAGGGATTTTTAAGATTATCAAATAAAGATGATATAGTAAACAAAGGTATAGAACTTTTGTCTCTTAGCTTAAGTAGAGATGTAATTTGTTATTTAAATGTAGATAAGCATAATAAATCAAAGCTTTACAAAAAAAATACTAATAATAAGGATAAAAATGATTTGGATAGTGAAGATGAAAAAGCTGTTGCAAGTTGGGTTTTATCCAATTCAACAGTGGCAGGAAATGACACGGATACACTTCCTGGTTCAAAGGGATACTATATACCAATTGTAGGAATGAATTTAACTTTAGGAGTAGTGGGAATATCATGTATTGATTCAAAATTGGATACAGAAGATATAAGCTTAATTGAAACAATAATTGCTCAAATGGCAATAGCGCTTGATAGAGAAATCTTGTCAGAAGCTAAAGAAAATACCAATCTTGAGATTGAAAGGGAAAGATTAAGAAGTAATCTTTTAAGAGCAGTTTCGCATGACCTTAGAACTCCACTAGCAGGAATATCTGGTGCAGTAAGTACAATTATAAAAAACAAGGGCACTATAGGTCAAGATATAATAGATGAATTACTTAGTGGTGTATATGAAGATACTCAGTGGTTAATAAGACTTGTTGAAAATTTACTTAGTATGACCAAGATAGATGAAGGGAAATTGGAAGTTAAAAAACATTCTGAACTGGTTGAGGAAATTATATCAGAAGCGTTACAAAAAATAAAAAAAAGAATTGAAAATGCACTTATAGATATTAATATACCAGAACAGATATTATTTGTTCCTATGGATGCAAAATTAATAGAACAAGTTTTAATTAATTTAATAGATAATTCTTTGAAATATTCAAAGGAAGATTGTAAGATAGAGATAAATGTATATGAGAAAGATGATTATGTTTGGTTTGAAGTATCTGATAATGGTCCTGGTATATCAAAGGAACTTAAAAAGCATATCTTTGACAGATTTTTTACTGGAGAAGAAGGAGCTAAAGATTCCAGAAAGGGTGTTGGACTTGGATTATCAATTTGTAAATCTATAATTCAAGCTCATAAAGGTGAAATTATGGTAGAAAACAATAAAGATAAGGGTTCAACTTTTAAGTTTAGTTTGCCTAAGGAAAATGAATAG
- a CDS encoding response regulator, translating to MSKKLILLVEDDKTIRKFISTALLTQDYDVKEAITGKEGISIAVSYSPDVVLLDLGLEDMDGIEVIKAIRQFSNIPIIVVSAREQDRDKVEVFDAGADDYLTKPFSIVELLARVRVAFRHSQVEAQQKDDVKSTFEVDKLLIDFDKRKVIVDDVEVHLTPIEYNILSLLAKHHGKVLTHNFIIKEIWGSVIGNETKSLRVFMATLRRKIEKQPANPRYIITEVGVGYRLNDE from the coding sequence ATGAGTAAAAAACTTATATTGTTAGTAGAGGATGATAAGACAATAAGAAAATTTATATCTACTGCACTTTTAACACAGGATTATGATGTCAAGGAGGCTATAACTGGAAAAGAAGGTATATCTATAGCTGTCTCATATTCTCCAGATGTTGTTCTTTTAGATTTAGGCTTAGAAGATATGGATGGAATAGAGGTAATAAAAGCTATCAGACAATTTTCAAATATACCAATAATTGTAGTTTCAGCTAGAGAGCAAGATAGAGACAAGGTAGAAGTATTTGATGCAGGGGCAGATGATTACTTAACAAAACCATTTTCCATAGTAGAGTTATTAGCAAGAGTAAGAGTAGCATTTAGACATTCACAAGTAGAAGCTCAACAAAAAGATGATGTTAAATCTACGTTTGAAGTAGATAAATTATTGATTGATTTTGATAAAAGAAAAGTTATTGTTGATGATGTTGAAGTCCATTTGACACCTATTGAATATAATATTCTTTCATTACTTGCAAAGCATCATGGAAAAGTGCTTACTCATAATTTTATAATAAAAGAAATATGGGGTAGTGTTATAGGGAATGAGACTAAGTCTTTAAGGGTTTTTATGGCAACGTTAAGACGAAAAATAGAAAAACAACCTGCAAACCCAAGATATATAATTACAGAAGTTGGTGTAGGATACAGATTAAATGATGAATAG
- the aroA gene encoding 3-phosphoshikimate 1-carboxyvinyltransferase — MGSLKIYPSKLSGDVKIPPSKSMAHRAVICSSLSNGKSRISNIDFSDDIIATIRAMTSLGAIIEKKEDILEISGIFSKEGILNRENQLNQPKLTIDCNESGSTLRFLVPISLAFDGVKRFIGRGNLGKRPLDTYYEIFDRQNIKYSYKENQLDLIISGKLKPDEFRVKGNISSQFITGLLFILPTLESDSKIIITTELESKGYLDLTLSTIKDFGVEIINNNYKEFIIKGNQTYKARDYKVEGDYSQGAFYLSADAIGEDISILDLKEDSLQGDSEVVEILSRMGMEILREGNKIKGITNGLNGTLIDASQCPDIIPVLSVVASLSIGRTTIINAGRLRIKECDRLHAINVELNKLGANIEEKEDSLIIEGVSKLNGGVEVWSHKDHRIAMTLAIASCRCDKPIILKDFECVSKSYPHFFKDFKMLGGRIDEWNMGK, encoded by the coding sequence ATGGGAAGTCTAAAAATATATCCAAGTAAATTATCTGGAGATGTAAAAATACCACCATCAAAAAGTATGGCACATAGGGCAGTTATTTGTTCATCTCTAAGCAATGGAAAAAGTAGAATTTCTAATATAGATTTTTCTGATGATATAATAGCTACTATAAGAGCAATGACATCATTAGGAGCTATTATAGAAAAGAAAGAAGATATTTTAGAAATTTCGGGAATTTTTTCTAAAGAAGGTATTTTAAATAGAGAGAATCAGTTGAATCAACCTAAATTGACAATAGATTGTAATGAATCAGGCTCTACATTGAGATTTTTAGTACCTATATCTTTAGCATTTGATGGTGTAAAAAGGTTTATAGGTAGAGGAAATCTTGGAAAAAGACCACTTGATACTTATTATGAGATATTTGACAGACAGAATATAAAATATAGTTACAAAGAAAATCAGTTAGATTTGATTATATCAGGTAAGCTTAAACCAGATGAATTTAGAGTAAAAGGAAATATAAGTTCTCAGTTTATCACAGGTTTACTGTTTATATTGCCTACGCTAGAGAGTGATTCAAAGATAATAATTACTACTGAGCTAGAATCTAAAGGATATTTAGATTTAACTCTTTCAACGATAAAAGATTTTGGGGTAGAAATTATAAACAATAACTATAAAGAATTTATTATAAAAGGAAATCAAACGTATAAAGCGAGAGATTATAAAGTAGAAGGAGATTATTCTCAAGGAGCATTTTATTTATCAGCAGATGCTATAGGAGAAGATATTAGCATATTAGACCTTAAAGAAGATTCTCTTCAAGGGGATAGTGAAGTAGTTGAAATTTTATCTAGGATGGGAATGGAAATATTAAGAGAAGGCAACAAAATAAAAGGAATAACAAATGGTTTAAATGGTACTTTGATAGATGCATCTCAATGCCCAGATATAATACCTGTATTATCTGTAGTAGCATCCTTAAGTATAGGGAGGACTACAATAATTAATGCTGGTAGGCTTAGAATTAAAGAATGTGATAGACTTCATGCAATAAATGTTGAGTTAAATAAACTTGGAGCAAATATAGAGGAGAAAGAGGATAGTTTGATAATCGAAGGAGTAAGCAAGTTAAATGGTGGAGTAGAGGTGTGGAGTCACAAAGACCATAGAATTGCTATGACACTTGCAATTGCTTCTTGTAGATGTGATAAACCAATAATATTAAAAGATTTTGAGTGTGTATCAAAATCTTATCCACATTTTTTTAAAGATTTTAAGATGTTAGGAGGTCGAATTGATGAGTGGAATATGGGGAAATAA
- the aroB gene encoding 3-dehydroquinate synthase — MEEKLLVNLKENSYNIFIKKNILKNIGEEIKKIYFGNKIFIVTDENIAKLYLDKVKNNLSESGFEIKSLILKSGEETKSFNTLPKIYDSLLDFKLTRKDLIITLGGGVIGDLGGFAAATFLRGISFIQIPTSLLAQVDSSVGGKVGVDLERGKNLVGSFYQPKAVFIDPNVLLSLPEKFYRDGMAEVIKYGCIKDKTFFNKLLSLKNREEVMQHIEYIIHKCCFIKKTVVEADEKDFGDRMLLNFGHTLGHAIEKYYNFTGYTHGEAVAIGMYKITLESEKIGITKKGTSELIKSILMNYNLPYEIELRDNKSIVDAISLDKKNLGDTLKIILLKDIGESIIYNTTSKFFQEVR; from the coding sequence GTGGAAGAAAAACTATTAGTAAATTTAAAAGAAAATAGCTACAATATATTTATTAAAAAAAATATACTAAAGAATATAGGAGAAGAAATAAAAAAAATATATTTTGGAAATAAGATTTTTATTGTAACTGATGAAAATATAGCAAAATTATACTTGGATAAAGTAAAAAATAATTTAAGTGAATCTGGATTTGAAATTAAATCTTTAATATTAAAATCTGGTGAAGAAACAAAATCATTTAATACTCTTCCTAAAATATACGATAGTTTACTTGACTTTAAGTTAACTAGAAAAGATTTGATTATTACTTTAGGAGGAGGGGTAATAGGTGATTTAGGTGGATTTGCAGCAGCAACTTTTTTAAGAGGTATAAGTTTTATTCAAATTCCAACATCTTTATTAGCACAAGTTGATAGTTCTGTAGGTGGAAAAGTTGGAGTTGACCTTGAGAGAGGCAAAAACTTAGTGGGAAGCTTTTACCAACCAAAGGCTGTGTTTATCGACCCAAATGTATTATTATCACTTCCAGAAAAATTCTATAGAGATGGAATGGCAGAAGTTATAAAATATGGATGTATAAAAGACAAAACTTTTTTCAATAAACTTTTAAGTTTAAAAAATAGAGAAGAAGTAATGCAACATATAGAATACATTATACATAAATGTTGCTTTATTAAAAAAACTGTAGTTGAAGCTGATGAAAAAGACTTTGGAGATAGAATGCTTCTAAACTTTGGCCATACATTAGGTCATGCTATTGAGAAATACTACAATTTTACGGGTTATACCCATGGAGAAGCTGTTGCCATAGGAATGTATAAGATAACTTTAGAAAGTGAAAAGATAGGAATTACAAAAAAAGGGACATCAGAACTTATAAAATCAATTTTAATGAATTATAATTTGCCTTATGAGATTGAATTAAGAGATAATAAATCTATAGTAGATGCTATATCTCTTGATAAAAAAAATCTAGGTGATACATTAAAAATAATACTTTTAAAAGATATTGGAGAGAGTATTATATATAATACTACTTCTAAATTTTTTCAGGAGGTAAGATAA
- a CDS encoding CorA family divalent cation transporter translates to MYILNLNTRETIEDFRDKFYVAENSYLILSAPKNLKLLKETLDIDEITFNDCLKFDEITKLDLFDNYDFLSLNTFELRDGEAVIEEVNMYLSDNFILVVVNEEHFLFEFVKNIILKNSQLEKNPVINLFKINYLILREVIKNGFESLEKVEELILQIEDEMMDNINKNHVSRISDVRGLTRIIVKNTRPLLYIGDRIVKENIRYLKYSNVKKYNLENFQGIDFGIDKLYNFALSTRELADKLLDIYSSRVGEKTNNLITKLTLLTAISAPLTIITGIYGMNFRYMPELNWIYGYPATLFFMLCIIFVGIIIFKIKKLL, encoded by the coding sequence ATGTATATACTGAATTTAAATACAAGAGAGACTATTGAAGATTTTAGAGATAAATTTTATGTAGCAGAAAATTCTTATCTTATATTAAGTGCTCCAAAAAATTTAAAATTGCTTAAGGAAACTTTGGATATAGATGAAATAACTTTTAATGATTGTCTTAAATTTGATGAAATAACCAAACTTGATTTATTTGATAATTACGATTTTTTAAGCCTAAATACATTTGAACTAAGAGATGGAGAAGCTGTTATAGAAGAGGTAAATATGTATTTATCAGATAATTTTATATTGGTTGTAGTGAATGAAGAACACTTTTTATTTGAATTTGTAAAAAATATTATTTTGAAGAACTCTCAACTTGAAAAAAATCCAGTTATTAATCTATTTAAGATAAACTACTTGATTCTTAGAGAAGTTATAAAAAATGGTTTTGAGTCTTTGGAAAAAGTTGAAGAGTTAATTCTTCAAATAGAAGATGAAATGATGGACAACATTAATAAGAATCATGTATCTAGAATAAGTGATGTAAGAGGATTAACAAGAATTATAGTTAAGAATACTAGACCTCTTTTGTATATTGGGGATAGAATAGTTAAGGAAAATATAAGATATTTAAAATATTCAAATGTAAAAAAATATAATTTAGAAAATTTTCAAGGTATAGATTTTGGAATTGACAAATTATACAATTTCGCATTGTCAACACGAGAGTTAGCAGATAAATTATTAGATATTTATTCTTCCAGAGTAGGTGAGAAAACAAATAACTTAATTACAAAATTAACCTTGTTAACAGCCATATCAGCACCACTTACAATTATAACTGGTATATATGGAATGAACTTTAGATATATGCCAGAATTAAACTGGATTTATGGATATCCAGCAACTTTATTTTTTATGCTATGTATAATTTTTGTTGGAATTATAATATTTAAAATAAAAAAATTATTGTAA
- the aroC gene encoding chorismate synthase, whose amino-acid sequence MSGIWGNNLKVSIFGESHGNAIGINIDGLPSGIELDLDNIDKEMKRRAPGKNSISTSRNESDIPEILSGYFNGRTTGTPLCAIIRNSDTRSKDYGELKNLMRPGHADFTGNVRYSGFNDYRGGGHFSGRITAPLVFCGAICKQILSQKGIEIGAHIKKIKNIEDMSFDYVNISKQQLSNLQTLELPLLDLSKEEAMKNTIIDAKNQGDSVGGIIECAVVGINVGLGNPFFDSVESTLSHLLFSVPAVKGVEFGLGFELADMYGSQSNDEMYYEGNQVKSKTNNNGGIIGGITTGMPIIFKVAIKPTPSISRQQNTVNIKDKKDDILYIKGRHDPCIVQRAIPVIEAVTAIGIFDLMKGR is encoded by the coding sequence ATGAGTGGAATATGGGGAAATAATTTAAAAGTATCAATTTTTGGAGAATCTCATGGAAATGCTATAGGTATAAATATAGATGGTCTTCCTTCGGGGATTGAACTTGACCTTGATAATATTGATAAAGAAATGAAGAGAAGAGCACCTGGAAAAAATTCTATATCTACTTCAAGAAATGAAAGTGATATACCAGAAATTCTAAGTGGATATTTTAATGGAAGAACTACAGGAACGCCATTATGTGCAATCATAAGAAATAGTGATACTCGTTCAAAAGATTATGGAGAGCTTAAAAACTTAATGAGACCAGGACATGCAGATTTCACAGGTAATGTGAGATATTCTGGATTTAATGACTATAGAGGTGGAGGTCATTTTTCAGGTAGGATAACAGCTCCATTAGTATTTTGTGGGGCTATATGTAAACAAATTTTATCACAAAAAGGAATAGAGATAGGAGCACACATAAAAAAAATTAAAAATATAGAAGATATGAGTTTTGATTATGTAAATATTTCAAAACAACAGTTATCAAATTTGCAAACTTTGGAACTACCTTTACTTGATTTATCAAAGGAAGAAGCCATGAAAAATACGATTATAGATGCAAAAAATCAAGGAGATTCAGTTGGTGGTATAATTGAGTGTGCAGTAGTAGGTATTAATGTAGGGCTTGGAAATCCATTTTTTGACTCTGTTGAATCTACTTTATCACATTTATTGTTTTCTGTTCCTGCTGTAAAAGGTGTAGAGTTTGGTTTAGGTTTTGAACTTGCAGATATGTATGGCTCTCAAAGTAATGATGAAATGTATTATGAAGGAAATCAAGTTAAGAGCAAAACAAATAACAATGGAGGAATTATAGGAGGGATTACTACTGGAATGCCAATAATTTTCAAAGTGGCAATTAAGCCAACTCCATCAATTAGCAGACAACAAAACACAGTTAATATAAAAGATAAAAAGGACGATATTTTATATATTAAAGGCAGACATGACCCTTGTATAGTTCAAAGGGCTATACCTGTAATAGAAGCAGTAACAGCCATTGGAATTTTTGATTTGATGAAAGGACGATAA